A DNA window from Salvelinus sp. IW2-2015 linkage group LG4q.1:29, ASM291031v2, whole genome shotgun sequence contains the following coding sequences:
- the agk gene encoding acylglycerol kinase, mitochondrial translates to MARVVKVFVTLRNHWKKSTVAACALSYGGHWLYGKHCDNLLRRDACLAAREFGHQQISPQEQLKKATVILNPAACSGKANNLFEKNAVPILHLAGMEVTLVKTDYEGQAKKLIELMEQTDMLIVAGGDGTLQEVITGLLRRADHESFSKTPIGFIPLGSHNSLSERLHILSDNQVKHITSATLSILHGETVPLDVLQIKGEKEQLVFALIGLRWGFFRDVASTIKKYWYLGPMKIKAAHWFSTLREWPQVHEASVSYIAPTLRPPDLPEQKPQRPNRMYRIARRLKNDWYPPIPASPKVEEPERWDERTLSTLELSIQTQNKNPVQTRIDDSLLVCVEPDSFTVGDFITVG, encoded by the exons ATGGCTCGGGTTGTGAAAGTGTTTGTAACTCTGCGGAATCATTGGAAGAAGTCCACAGTCGCTGCGTGTGCCCTATCATACGGTGGACACTGGCTGTATGGTAAACACTG TGATAATCTGCTGCGAAGAGATGCTTGTCTGGCGGCCAGG GAATTTGGACATCAGCAGATATCACCCCAGGAGCAGCTGAAGAAAGCCACAGTCATCCTAAACCCAGCAGCTTGTAGTGG GAAAGCCAACAACTTATTTGAGAAGAATGCTGTGCCTATATTACACCTGGCTGGTATGGAAGTAACACTAGTAAAG ACAGACTATGAGGGCCAAGCAAAGAAATTGATAGAGCTGATGGAGCAAACAGACATGCTGATTGTGGCTGGAGGGGATGGCACTCTGCAGGAGGTTATCACTGGCTTGCTGCGGAGGGCTGATCAC GAGTCGTTCAGTAAAACCCCCATAGGATTTATCCCACTGGGCTCCCACAATTCCCTGAGTGAGAGGCTGCACATCCTCAGTGACAATCAGGTGAA ACACATCACATCAGCGACATTGTCTATCCTGCATGGAGAAACGGTACCTCTGGATGTGCTGCAAATCAAG GGAGAGAAAGAACAGCTAGTGTTTGCCCTGATTGGTCTACGGTGGGGGTTCTTCAGAGATGTGGCTTCCaccatcaaaaa ATATTGGTACCTTGGCCCGATGAAGATAAAAGCAGCTCATTGGTTCAGTACATTACGG GAATGGCCCCAGGTTCACGAGGCCTCTGTGTCCTACATAGCCCCGACCCTTCGCCCTCCTGACCTGCCGGAACAAAAGCCCCAGCGCCCCAACCGAATGTACCGCATTGCCCGCAGACTGAAAAATGACTGGTACCCACCTATTCCAG CGTCTCCCAAAGTGGAGGAGCCAGAGAGGTGGGATGAGAGAACGCTGTCTACTTTGGAGCTGTCAATACAAACTCAGAACAAAAACCCTGTCCAGACG CGTATTGATGACtccctgcttgtgtgtgtggagcCGGACTCCTTCACTGTGGGAGATTTTATCACTGTTGGGTAA
- the dennd11 gene encoding DENN domain-containing protein 11: MVEQSDRAPLLDWEEIPPNELTQAVPAPAKENGSESNPPDGRSLGSTALAIGWNTSSGGPASVTTIPSVNRSPHIDHPGPWDVPSPIHADSRISLKERLGWEEKDQIVAVFVVTFDTRSGNMVEWCLPQDVNLDGVEFKSMASGSHRIANDFIYFRKGCYFGLACFANMPVESELERGARMKSVGILSPSYTLLYRYMHFLENQVRHQLQCPGSYSPLEAFYEDKKAVLPPAGNGLVTACPTSAWVPAINRCMHPEMKITHPAGCMSQFIHFFGEQIMVLWKFALLRKRILIFSPPPVGVVCYRVYCCCSLANISIPGIGVSVPEFRPFFYINVADIAALATEMSYVACTTEKIFEEKKELYDVYVDNQNVKTHRDSLQPLLRLNGVDREKYRKLSEQRQLLLYTQEVDGDCTSNEEDLFILFFMEQNNRIFQTLSEVAASADPTLTAEHVRAMGLDPQADRTFLVDLLELYGIDAMLVIDNPCCP, translated from the exons ATGGTCGAGCAGTCGGATCGCGCTCCACTGCTCGACTGGGAGGAGATTCCACCAAACGAACTGACCCAGGCGGTTCCCGCACCAGCAAAAGAAAATGGATCGGAATCAAATCCGCCAGACGGCCGCTCTCTGGGCAGCACCGCGCTCGCCATCGGGTGGAACACTAGCTCTGGGGGTCCAGCAAGTGTAACAACTATTCCCAGCGTGAACAGGAGCCCTCACATTGACCACCCTGGCCCGTGGGATGTTCCCAGTCCCATCCATGCCGACTCTAGAATATCTCTGAAAGAACGACTGGGATGGGAGGAAAAGGACCAAATAGTGGCTGTGTTTGTGGTAACCTTTGACACAAGATCAG GTAACATGGTGGAATGGTGCTTACCCCAAGATGTGAATCTTGACGGAGTGGAATTCAAGTCAATGGCGAGCGGATCACACAGAATCGCCAACGACTTCAT ATATTTCCGTAAAGGCTGCTACTTTGGGCTGGCTTGTTTTGCTAACATGCCTGTTGAAAGTGAATTGGAGAGAGGGGCGCGGATGAAATCTGTGGGTATTCTGTCTCCCTCTTACACCCTCCTATATCGCTACATGCACTTCCTGGAGAACCAGGTTAG acaccagCTCCAGTGCCCTGGCTCGTATTCTCCTCTGGAGGCCTTCTATGAGGATAAGAAAGCTGTGCTGCCCCCAGCAGGGAACGGCCTTGTCACTGCTTGTCCAACCAGTGCCTGGGTCCCAGCCATCAACCGCTGCATGCACCCAGAGATGAAG aTCACCCACCCGGCCGGCTGCATGTCCCAGTTCATCCACTTCTTTGGGGAGCAGATCATGGTGCTGTGGAAGTTTGCCCTACTCCGAAAACGAATCCTTATCTTCTCCCCACCACCTGTGGGTGTCGTGTGCTACAGGG TGTACTGCTGTTGCTCTCTGGCCAACATCTCTATACCTGGGATAGGTGTGTCTGTGCCTGAGTTCCGCCCCTTCTTCTACATCAATGTGGCAGACATCGCTGCCCTGGCAACAGAGATGTCATACGTGGCTT gtacgACAGAGAAGATCTTTGAGGAGAAGAAGGAGCTGTATGATGTATATGTTGACAACCAGAATGTGAAGACACACAGAGATAGCCTTCAGCCACTACTCCGGCTGAATGGGGTGGACCGGGAGAAGTATAGGAAACTCAGCGAACAGAG GCAACTGCTACTTTACACTCAGGAGGTGGATGGAGACTGCACATCAAATGAGGAGGACCTCTTTATCCT GTTTTTCATGGAGCAGAATAACCGTATCTTCCAGACTCTATCGGAGGTGGCGGCGAGTGCGGACCCCACCCTGACGGCAGAGCACGTGAGGGCCATGGGGCTGGACCCTCAGGCAGACCGCACTTTCCTGGTGGATCTGCTGGAGCTCTATGGCATTGATGCCATGCTGGTAATCGATAACCCCTGCTGCCCCTGA
- the wee2 gene encoding wee1-like protein kinase 2: MAMGSDWTVQNLDFSSCGEEEEGSDSSLDEWNSRNPQILSPNSVCRTPIVQRHCTRSFPISPSIPVSPTTTIPYAAWRKLRLCDSPSTPKSLLSKSALPSSSTKICCSQRALRFATSTDPAQCSRMPSVNVNPFTPDTFRRTREHYKRKSRRSDDDDDYGCRMKPSHTSSEEDDDAFLPSKRQAVQAFMLSRYESEFLELGHIGAGEFGVVCKCVKRLDGCLYAIKRSRRPLAGSANEQLALKEVYAHAVLGHHPHVVRYYSAWAEDDHMIIQNEYCDGGSLHDAILEKEARGELFPELELRDLLLHVSMGLKYIHSSGLVHLDIKPSNIFICQCSSADGAGESEEEEDGGPSTGVVYKIGDLGHVTSSSSPQVEEGDSRFLASEVLHEDYSNLPKADIFALGLTVLLAAGSPPLPQNGDEWHSLRRAQLPSLPQELSPAFRSLIQTLLDPEPSQRPSASALCRQPVLRKERTGKLAAQLRRELNVERFRTAMLEKELQEARLAALSPQQAFPPGLQQPINTGSLPRAGRRLVGRNAARSMSFGCPGYGV, from the exons ATGGCCATGGGAAGTGATTGGACGGTGCAAAACTTGGACTTCTCAAgctgtggagaggaagaggagggtagtGACAGCAGTTTGGATGAATGGAACTCCAGAAATCCTCAGATCCTAAGTCCCAACTCTGTGTGCAGGACTCCCATAGTGCAGCGTCATTGCACCAGGAGCTTCCCCATATCACCATCCATCCCAGTTTCACCGACCACCACCATTCCCTATGCCGCCTGGAGGAAACTGAGGCTCTGTGACTCCCCCAGTACTCCCAAG AGTCTGCTGTCCAAGTCGGCTCTGCCCAGTTCCAGCACCAAGATATGCTGCAGTCAGAGGGCTCTGCGTTTCGCCACTTCCACTGACCCTGCCCAGTGCAGCCGCATGCCCTCTGTCAACGTGAATCCCTTCACCCCCGACACATTCCGCAGGACCAGGGAGCACTACAAGAGGAAGAGTCGGAGGAGTGACGACGATGACGACTATGGATGCAG AATGAAACCGAGCCATACGTCAtcagaggaggatgatgatgcaTTTCTCCCGTCCAAG AGGCAGGCTGTCCAGGCTTTCATGCTGTCTAGGTATGAGAGTGAATTTCTGGAGCTTGGACACATCGGTGCGGGGGAGTTTGGAGTGGTGTGCAAGTGTGTGAAGAGGCTGGACGGCTGCTTGTACGCCATCAAGCGCTCTCGCCGACCACTTGCCGGGTCTGCCAATGA GCAGCTGGCCTTAAAGGAGGTGTATGCACATGCTGTACTTGGGCATCACCCCCATGTCGTCCGCTATTACTCAGCATGGGCTGAAGATGATCACATGATCATACAGAATGAGTATTGTGACG GTGGGAGTCTCCACGATGCCATATTAGAGAAGGAGGCACGTGGAGAGCTGTTTCCAGAGCTGGAGTTGAGGGATCTACTTCTGCACGTCTCCATGGGTCTCAAGTATATTCACAGCTCTGGCCTTGTGCACCTGGACATTAAACCCA GTAATATCTTCATCTGCCAATGCTCGAGCGCAGATGGAGCGGGtgagagtgaggaggaagaggacggagGCCCTTCAACAGGGGTGGTTTATAAAATTG GTGACCTGGGCCATGTGACGTCCAGCAGCAGTCCACAAGTAGAGGAGGGGGACAGCCGCTTCCTCGCCAGCGAGGTCCTGCATGAG GACTACAGCAATCTGCCTAAGGCGGACATATTTGCACTAGGCCTGACTGTGCTGCTGGCAGCAGGGTCGCCCCCTCTCCCTCAGAATGGAGATGAATGGCACAGTCTCAGACGGGCACAGTTACCCAGCCTGCCCCAGGAGCTCTCCCCTGCTTTCAGAAGTCTCATTCAG aCTCTGCTGGATCCGGAGCCATCTCAACGACCCTCTGCATCAGCGCTATGCAGACAACCTGTTTTGAGGAAGGAGAGGACTGGGAAGCTGGCTGCTCAACTACGCAGAGAGCTCAATGTGGAGAGGTTCAGGACAGCCATGCTGGAAAA AGAGCTGCAGGAGGCTCGTTTGGCAGCACTGTCCCCACAGCAGGCTTTTCCACCTGGGCTACAGCAGCCCATTAATACAGGGTCCTTGCCCAGAGCTGGGCGGAGGCTGGTCGGTAGGAATGCTGCCCGGTCCATGAGCTTTGGATGCCCAGGGTATGGAGTGTGA